The Raphanus sativus cultivar WK10039 chromosome 2, ASM80110v3, whole genome shotgun sequence genome includes a region encoding these proteins:
- the LOC108836608 gene encoding uncharacterized protein LOC108836608, whose translation MEEFEHMIVEEFSEEDFYETIEAPKFVDLTAPDHRPEGDDRYWFCSRVGCDQKHEEFMDSEAIYKNFVLRVMAARSPSVRLRKALYRKDFSAEIPKCPNTVPAKPSRSSVSRLAMISSIPHKANNNMRSKEVKAIPTRKNATPKAKAVKGKEESSVPRKALTEMKKKKQMQSPPAAFRSVQQHPRTAAATRAAENRVVAKALVFVSPKKLVKLKRSVELSSSVKKLCGGMRKLEVESKRKGLGVNDKAGTSTTPSKKPLRTREVKSRVFDSQKQIGEKVKGSATLKKRVKEKKEPVLTSDPSKSHEGKAKGVKNQVLVENKSEEVSDTLKAKAKAKDNQLLSREDREDKENATIAADIDREDTCVSEESKLDKAKQCETTEIEEKENVLALEDDDKENTTNAENDDKENASAMDNNRKVDQSPNPLLKKKVFGRKETCKTTQKAMTAADKCFNGKTVSAVKYTKPKLTNPKPFRLRTDERRILKEANAEKKPHCARAKEEETTNILGLHAENIGPKHQPVRLEKNTTTSRLKASRGTSVTLVRHDASGDMVNSKRVASGTKKQVASKRVITMEETSLMNGESKEAATISNKPSVCAVVASGEKRHATVPKGPNFHSIHVPKSCTMRVPSHV comes from the exons ATGGAGGAGTTCGAGCACATGATAGTGGAGGAGTTCAGCGAAGAAGACTTCTACGAGACGATAGAAGCACCCAAGTTTGTAGATCTCACCGCACCAGATCATCGCCCAGAAGGCGACGACCGTTACTGGTTCTGTTCCAGAGTTG GATGTGACCAGAAGCATGAAGAGTTCATGGATTCAGAAGCAATCTACAAAAACTTTGTTCTTCGG GTCATGGCAGCTAGGAGTCCAAGTGTTCGTCTTCGTAAAGCTCTTTACAGAAAGGACTTCag TGCTGAGATTCCTAAATGCCCCAACACGGTTCCTGCAAAGCCTTCGAGATCAAGTGTTTCTAGATTGGCTATGATCTCATCTATTCCTCATAAGGCTAATAATAACATGAGGTCAAAAGAAGTCAAAGCTATTCCCACGCGGAAGAATGCAACTCCAAAGGCAAAAGCAGTAAAAGGAAAAGAAGAGTCATCAGTTCCTCGCAAGGCGTTAactgagatgaagaagaagaagcaaatgcAGAGTCCTCCAGCAGCTTTCAGGAGTGTGCAGCAGCATCCGAGAACTGCAGCAGCAACTAGAGCGGCTGAAAACAGAGTTGTTGCAAAGGCTTTGGTGTTTGTTTCTCCGAAGAAGCTGGTGAAACTGAAGAGATCTGTGGAGCTTAGTTCCTCGGTGAAGAAGTTGTGTGGTGGGATGAGGAAGCTCGAGGTTGAAAGCAAAAGAAAGGGTTTGGGGGTTAATGATAAAGCTGGGACTTCAACAACTCCGTCTAAGAAACCACTAAGGACACGAGAGGTGAAGAGCCGAGTGTTTGATTCACAGAAACAGATTGGTGAAAAGGTCAAAGGTTCTGCTACTTTGAAAAAGAGGGTCAAGGAAAAGAAAGAGCCTGTGCTTACCTCTGATCCTTCAAAGTCTCATGAAGGTAAGGCCAAGGGGGTTAAGAATCAAGTCTTGGTGGAAAACAAATCAGAAGAAGTGTCAGACACATTGAAAGCTAAGGCTAAGGCGAAGGACAACCAACTCCTGTCCAGAGAAGATCGTGAAGACAAAGAGAATGCTACTATTGCAGCGGATATCGATAGAGAAGATACTTGTGTATCAGAGGAGAGTAAACTGGATAAAGCAAAGCAGTGTGAGACTACTGAGATTGAAGAGAAGGAAAATGTATTAGCATTGGAGGATGACGACAAAGAAAATACTACTAATGCAGAAAATGATGACAAGGAAAATGCTTCAGCCATGGACAATAACAG GAAAGTTGACCAATCCCCCAACCCTCTGTTGAAAAAGAAAGTCTTTGGTAGGAAAGAAACTTGCAAAACCACTCAAAAG GCGATGACAGCAGCAGATAAGTGTTTCAATGGCAAGACTGTTTCGGCAGTCAAGTATACAAAACCTAAGCTCACGAATCCAAAGCCTTTCCGACTAAGAACCGAT GAAAGAAGAATCCTCAAGGAAGCAAATGCTGAGAAGAAACCACATTGTGCACgtgccaaagaagaagaaactacaAACATTCTTGGACTACATGCTGAAAACATTGGTCCAAAACATCAGCCAGTTAGA CTGGAGAAGAACACAACAACTTCCAGGTTAAAAGCTTCTAGAGGAACATCCGTAACACTTGTTAGACACGATGCCTCTGGAGATATGGTGAATTCCAAGAG GGTTGCATCAGGTACAAAGAAGCAAGTGGCAAGTAAAAGAGTTATAACCATGGAGGAAACCTCGCTGATGAATGGAGAATCTAAGGAAGCTGCAACCATCAGCAATAAACCTTCTGTTTGTGCTGTTGTTGCTTCTGGGGAGAAAAGACATGCAACTGTCCCAAAGGGACCAAACTTCCATAGCATTCATGTACCTAAGAGCTGCACAATGAGAGTGCCATCACATGTCTAA
- the LOC108824289 gene encoding uncharacterized protein LOC108824289 isoform X1 — MSEDSEPRQLGSSTAAGRELIALELTDSDDGDEHLYRQQASELCRHLLHLGHSESVAHLSSRCSTHLQASSPELVKWLCSIPNSPISLTEDGEFVTLSCEFLSDPAGFASGLGMPENDLCELITRFTDSMSPKRKHTRENEEEEALQLMPFPKRCRNDVNYRANEITTIMNGSMLETLKAFETQASLISLGGELLAFDQNPWPGCYEMFTNLPVDVDPMHSLEESKPDSPFPGEVGYGNQLEIGDFQIVDNLSLIEEEEEDEEEDNNEDLLPQAEGEIQTPNVQSEPMPSENELRSVYIVEDTEDKLALSCNPLKQEDQAVEIFSTPVKETPLKPSATTVNQDCSLVQKAQDLCKPSGDSKAYSCSPEKKYTRRSKATQKAKQNLNPVRPKDQKDQSKQNTFPDFDSYTVIEEEGSGGYGIVYKARRKTDGKDFAIKYPHAGAQKQYINNEIRTLERFGGKNFIIKYEGCLKNGDSDCIILEHVEHDRPDLLKREIDVYQLQLYGYCMFKALSSLHKQGVVHRDVKPGNFLFSRKSREGYLIDFNLAMDLHQKHRRADKSKAATVLPTVSKRHQTLINAPDTTNRVTNKSSQKTLAPNSLKKAAGKIRSRNDMSRWDRFNSQGGEGSGLTSAKDVTSTRNNPSGEKRREPLPCHGRKELLNFLQETMSGPVPNHEVSSKAPVSMRKRVAALPGNDELVYLTPMPLRFNGRPEAGDVIKKKDGPCSGTKGFRSPEVCLRSLHQGPKIDVWSAGVTLLYLMTGRAPFTGDPEQNIKDIAKLRGSEELWEVAKLHNRETSFPEELYESRYLKEMELRKWCELNTKRRDFLDAIPGSLLDLVDKCLTVNPRLRISAEDALKHEFFHPVHETHRKQRVVKQQQQTQSHPSVVADAVAQPQH; from the exons ATGTCCGAAGACTCAGAACCGCGTCAACTCGGAAGCTCTACAGCCGCCGGGAGAGAGCTCATAGCTCTCGAACTCACCGATTCAGACGACGGCGACGAGCATCTCTACCGCCAACAAGCCTCGGAGCTATGCCGCCACCTGCTCCACCTCGGCCACTCCGAATCCGTCGCGCATCTTTCTTCGCGTTGTAGTACACACTTGCAAGCTTCTTCTCCTGAGCTCGTCAAGTGGCTTTGCTCGATCCCTAACTCCCCTATCTCCCTCACCGAGGATGGCGAGTTCGTGACTCTCTCGTGCGAGTTTCTCTCCGATCCGGCTGGTTTCGCGTCTGGTTTGGGTATGCCGGAGAACGATCTGTGTGAATTGATTACGCGTTTTACTGATTCTATGTCGCCCAAGCGTAAGCATACGAGAG AaaacgaggaagaagaagcgcTACAGCTCATGCCATTTCCGAAAAGATGCCGAAACGAT GTAAATTACAGAGCTAATGAGATTACAACTATTATGAATGGTTCTATGCTTGAGACTCTTAAAGCTTTTGAAACACAAGCTTCGCTTATAAGTTTAGGTGGAGAACTACTGGCGTTTGACCAAAATCCTTGGCCTGGTTGTTACGAGATGTTCACCAATCTTCCAGTAGATGTTGATCCTATGCATTCTTTGGAGGAGAGCAAGCCAGATTCGCCGTTTCCTGGAGAGGTTGGATATGGTAACCAACTTGAGATTGGagattttcaaatagttgacaACCTAAGTTtaatcgaagaagaagaagaagatgaggaggaGGATAACAACGAGGATTTGTTACCTCAGGCTGAGGGGGAGATACAAACTCCCAATGTGCAGTCTGAACCCATGCCATCAGAAAATGAGTTGAGATCAGTGTACATTGTGGAGGATACTGAAGATAAGCTTGCCTTGAGTTGCAACCCGTTGAAGCAAGAGGACCAGGCTGTAGAGATCTTCAGCACCCCTGTCAAAGAGACGCCGTTGAAGCCTTCTGCTACGACAGTTAATCAAGATTGTTCTTTGGTACAGAAAGCTCAGGATCTGTGCAAACCCTCTGGAGACAGCAAAGCGTATAGCTGTTCTCCTGAGAAGAAATACACCAGGAGAAGTAAAGCTACTCAGAAGGCAAAGCAGAATCTTAACCCCGTTCGGCCTAAAGACCAGAAG GATCAGTCAAAGCAGAACACGTTTCCTGATTTTGATTCTTACACTGTTATAGAGGAAGAAGGCTCAG GTGGCTACGGGATTGTATATAAGGCAAGGAGGAAAACTGATGGGAAAGACTTTGCCATTAAAT ATCCACATGCCGGTGCTCAGAAACAATATATCAATAATGAAATCAGAACGTTGGAGCGTTTTGG AGggaaaaattttataataaaatatgaaggcTGTCTCAAGAACGGAGATTCCGATTGCATTATCCTTGAGCACGTTGAACATGACAGACCTGATCTTTTGAAAAGAGAAATAGATGTGTATCAGCTACAGCTGTACGGCTACTGCATGTTCAAAGCTCTGTCAAGTCTTCATAAGCAG GGTGTTGTTCACAGGGATGTTAAGCCAGGCAATTTCCTTTTCTCTAGGAAGAGCAGAGAAGGCTATCTCATTGACTTTAACCTCGCTATG GATTTGCACCAGAAGCACAGGAGAGCCG ATAAATCAAAAGCAGCTACAGTTCTCCCAACTGTCAGCAAGAGGCATCAGACATTAATTAACGCTCCTGACACAACAAACCGAGTGACCAACAAATCTTCTCAGAAGACTCTAGCGCCCAATAGCCTGAAGAAAGCAGCGGGAAAGATAAGATCTCGGAATGACATGAGCAGATGGGATAGATTCAACAGCCAAGGGGGAGAAGGGTCTGGCTTAACTTCGGCCAAAGATGTGACCAGCACAAGGAACAACCCTTCAGGTGAAAAGAGAAGAGAGCCTTTGCCATGCCATGGAAGGAAAGAGCTTTTGAACTTTCTGCAGGAGACAATGTCCGGTCCAGTTCCAAACCACGAAGTATCATCCAAAGCTCCTGTGTCGATGAGAAAACGTGTTGCTGCTCTTCCAGGGAATGATGAGCTTGTTTATCTGACCCCAATGCCGTTGCGCTTTAACGGTCGGCCTGAAGCAG GGGATGTAATTAAGAAGAAAGACGGTCCTTGCTCAGGAACCAAAGGCTTCCGTTCTCCAGAG GTTTGCTTAAGATCGTTGCATCAAGGACCTAAGATAGACGTGTGGTCTGCAGGAGTAACTTTGTTATACCTAATGACGGGAAGAGCACCTTTCACTGGTGACCCAGAACA GAACATAAAGGATATTGCGAAACTACGAGGCAGTGAAGAATTATGGGAAGTAGCCAAGCTGCACAACCGTGAAACTTCTTTCCCTGAG GAATTGTATGAATCAAGGTACTTGAAAGAGATGGAGTTGAGAAAATGGTGCGAACTCAACACAAAACGCAGAGACTTCCTAGACGCGATTCCAGGGTCGCTCCTGGACCTTGTTGATAAATGTTTGACCGTGAACCCAAGGCTACGAATCAGCGCGGAGGATGCTCTGAAGCACGAGTTCTTCCATCCAGTTCATGAAACCCATAGAAAACAAAGGGTCGtaaagcagcagcagcaaacGCAATCGCATCCTTCAGTAGTTGCTGACGCAGTAGCCCAACCGCAACACTAA
- the LOC108836818 gene encoding uncharacterized protein LOC108836818, translating into MKKLLEFGRKAMFYVRVLSGYEERRIRNYRLQLEKRIQQAQQRKAEINRLPEKIVLSEVRRMVEQMQNLNKQIENTEAQIEDYFKPIDKQAGTIMEVQLESEKKTMGTMMNATQEETIRKIEEAERLARAHGNANATVDANMGEKFQDSQSSANEKVQAK; encoded by the exons ATGAAGAAGCTGCTGGAGTTTGGGAGAAAAGCAATGTTCTATGTGAGAGTACTCTCTGGGTATGAAGAAAGGAGAATCCGTAATTACAGGTTGCAACTCGAGAAGCGTATTCAGCAg GCCCAACAAAGGAAAGCAGAAATAAACAGACTCCCAGAGAAGATTGTGTTATCTGAAGTCCGCCGCATGGTTGAACAGATGCAGAATTTGAATAAGCAGATTGAGAATACG GAGGCTCAGATTGAAGACTACTTCAAACCGATAGACAAGCAAGCTGGTACGATAATGGAGGTTCAGCTGGAATCAGAGAAGAAAACGATGGGGACAATGATGAACGCAACACAAGAGGAAACCATCAGAAAAATTGAAGAAGCTGAGAGGCTCGCTCGGGCACATGGAAATGCAAATGCAACTGTAGATGCAAACATGGGAGAGAAATTCCAAGATTCACAATCCTCTGCCAATGAGAAAGTCCAAGCAAAATAA
- the LOC108830995 gene encoding uncharacterized protein LOC108830995 has protein sequence MIEVKRPGSSTRITTTLLDSLMILFRNKHILLPVFVFIAIPLSALHLSLTLTSFRLKNHVFRLEALANVVHTRFEARQIWEESREDAVSLLRLKSRYFVPSFILSCIVSIAVITSTSFSHQGLNPSLKSSFASVKSSWMRVTATSIVVYGLLFLYSPVPMFLSAIFGYTPTLRHLITFLSLGVEVYIMAITGLGLVVSVVEERYGFDAVKEGMALMKGRRITGLALAGVFVFLSSFIGHGMEKLAKELDVDSSSGSWWRSVVVSGGWDGWKLVCMYGAEVVVSYVVVTVFYCECRKRHGNNDPDLADEEGLAI, from the coding sequence ATGATTGAAGTAAAGCGACCAGGTTCTTCCACAAGGATCACCACAACACTCCTTGACTCCTTGATGATTCTCTTCAGAAACAAACACATTTTACTCCCAGTCTTCGTCTTTATAGCCATCCCTCTCTCTGCCTTGCATCTCTCCTTAACTCTCACCTCCTTTCGTCTCAAAAACCATGTCTTTCGCTTAGAAGCCTTAGCCAACGTTGTCCACACACGGTTCGAAGCTAGACAGATATGGGAAGAGTCTAGAGAAGACGCTGTCTCTCTTCTCCGTCTCAAATCTCGGTACTTCGTCCCGTCTTTCATCCTCTCCTGTATCGTCTCCATAGCCGTCATCACATCAACTTCCTTCTCGCACCAGGGCCTGAACCCATCTCTGAAGTCGTCGTTTGCTTCGGTGAAGTCCTCGTGGATGCGAGTCACAGCGACTTCCATCGTTGTCTACGGTCTGCTCTTCCTCTACTCACCAGTTCCCATGTTTCTATCTGCTATCTTCGGTTACACACCTACGCTGCGTCACCTCATCACATTCCTGAGTCTCGGCGTTGAGGTATACATAATGGCTATAACAGGGCTTGGCCTTGTGGTCTCTGTGGTAGAAGAAAGGTACGGTTTTGATGCGGTTAAGGAAGGAATGGCATTGATGAAAGGGAGGAGGATAACGGGGTTGGCTTTGGCGGgtgtgtttgtgtttttatcGAGTTTCATTGGTCATGGGATGGAGAAGCTGGCGAAGGAGCTCGATGTGGATTCCAGCTCAGGGTCGTGGTGGAGGTCTGTGGTTGTGTCCGGTGGGTGGGATGGGTGGAAACTGGTGTGTATGTATGGTGCTGAGGTGGTGGTGAGTTATGTTGTAGTCACTGTTTTTTACTGTGAGTGTAGGAAACGTCATGGGAACAATGATCCAGATCTTGCTGATGAAGAGGGTCTAGCTATTTAA
- the LOC108824289 gene encoding uncharacterized protein LOC108824289 isoform X2: MSEDSEPRQLGSSTAAGRELIALELTDSDDGDEHLYRQQASELCRHLLHLGHSESVAHLSSRCSTHLQASSPELVKWLCSIPNSPISLTEDGEFVTLSCEFLSDPAGFASGLGMPENDLCELITRFTDSMSPKRKHTRENEEEEALQLMPFPKRCRNDVNYRANEITTIMNGSMLETLKAFETQASLISLGGELLAFDQNPWPGCYEMFTNLPVDVDPMHSLEESKPDSPFPGEVGYGNQLEIGDFQIVDNLSLIEEEEEDEEEDNNEDLLPQAEGEIQTPNVQSEPMPSENELRSVYIVEDTEDKLALSCNPLKQEDQAVEIFSTPVKETPLKPSATTVNQDCSLVQKAQDLCKPSGDSKAYSCSPEKKYTRRSKATQKAKQNLNPVRPKDQKSKQNTFPDFDSYTVIEEEGSGGYGIVYKARRKTDGKDFAIKYPHAGAQKQYINNEIRTLERFGGKNFIIKYEGCLKNGDSDCIILEHVEHDRPDLLKREIDVYQLQLYGYCMFKALSSLHKQGVVHRDVKPGNFLFSRKSREGYLIDFNLAMDLHQKHRRADKSKAATVLPTVSKRHQTLINAPDTTNRVTNKSSQKTLAPNSLKKAAGKIRSRNDMSRWDRFNSQGGEGSGLTSAKDVTSTRNNPSGEKRREPLPCHGRKELLNFLQETMSGPVPNHEVSSKAPVSMRKRVAALPGNDELVYLTPMPLRFNGRPEAGDVIKKKDGPCSGTKGFRSPEVCLRSLHQGPKIDVWSAGVTLLYLMTGRAPFTGDPEQNIKDIAKLRGSEELWEVAKLHNRETSFPEELYESRYLKEMELRKWCELNTKRRDFLDAIPGSLLDLVDKCLTVNPRLRISAEDALKHEFFHPVHETHRKQRVVKQQQQTQSHPSVVADAVAQPQH; this comes from the exons ATGTCCGAAGACTCAGAACCGCGTCAACTCGGAAGCTCTACAGCCGCCGGGAGAGAGCTCATAGCTCTCGAACTCACCGATTCAGACGACGGCGACGAGCATCTCTACCGCCAACAAGCCTCGGAGCTATGCCGCCACCTGCTCCACCTCGGCCACTCCGAATCCGTCGCGCATCTTTCTTCGCGTTGTAGTACACACTTGCAAGCTTCTTCTCCTGAGCTCGTCAAGTGGCTTTGCTCGATCCCTAACTCCCCTATCTCCCTCACCGAGGATGGCGAGTTCGTGACTCTCTCGTGCGAGTTTCTCTCCGATCCGGCTGGTTTCGCGTCTGGTTTGGGTATGCCGGAGAACGATCTGTGTGAATTGATTACGCGTTTTACTGATTCTATGTCGCCCAAGCGTAAGCATACGAGAG AaaacgaggaagaagaagcgcTACAGCTCATGCCATTTCCGAAAAGATGCCGAAACGAT GTAAATTACAGAGCTAATGAGATTACAACTATTATGAATGGTTCTATGCTTGAGACTCTTAAAGCTTTTGAAACACAAGCTTCGCTTATAAGTTTAGGTGGAGAACTACTGGCGTTTGACCAAAATCCTTGGCCTGGTTGTTACGAGATGTTCACCAATCTTCCAGTAGATGTTGATCCTATGCATTCTTTGGAGGAGAGCAAGCCAGATTCGCCGTTTCCTGGAGAGGTTGGATATGGTAACCAACTTGAGATTGGagattttcaaatagttgacaACCTAAGTTtaatcgaagaagaagaagaagatgaggaggaGGATAACAACGAGGATTTGTTACCTCAGGCTGAGGGGGAGATACAAACTCCCAATGTGCAGTCTGAACCCATGCCATCAGAAAATGAGTTGAGATCAGTGTACATTGTGGAGGATACTGAAGATAAGCTTGCCTTGAGTTGCAACCCGTTGAAGCAAGAGGACCAGGCTGTAGAGATCTTCAGCACCCCTGTCAAAGAGACGCCGTTGAAGCCTTCTGCTACGACAGTTAATCAAGATTGTTCTTTGGTACAGAAAGCTCAGGATCTGTGCAAACCCTCTGGAGACAGCAAAGCGTATAGCTGTTCTCCTGAGAAGAAATACACCAGGAGAAGTAAAGCTACTCAGAAGGCAAAGCAGAATCTTAACCCCGTTCGGCCTAAAGACCAGAAG TCAAAGCAGAACACGTTTCCTGATTTTGATTCTTACACTGTTATAGAGGAAGAAGGCTCAG GTGGCTACGGGATTGTATATAAGGCAAGGAGGAAAACTGATGGGAAAGACTTTGCCATTAAAT ATCCACATGCCGGTGCTCAGAAACAATATATCAATAATGAAATCAGAACGTTGGAGCGTTTTGG AGggaaaaattttataataaaatatgaaggcTGTCTCAAGAACGGAGATTCCGATTGCATTATCCTTGAGCACGTTGAACATGACAGACCTGATCTTTTGAAAAGAGAAATAGATGTGTATCAGCTACAGCTGTACGGCTACTGCATGTTCAAAGCTCTGTCAAGTCTTCATAAGCAG GGTGTTGTTCACAGGGATGTTAAGCCAGGCAATTTCCTTTTCTCTAGGAAGAGCAGAGAAGGCTATCTCATTGACTTTAACCTCGCTATG GATTTGCACCAGAAGCACAGGAGAGCCG ATAAATCAAAAGCAGCTACAGTTCTCCCAACTGTCAGCAAGAGGCATCAGACATTAATTAACGCTCCTGACACAACAAACCGAGTGACCAACAAATCTTCTCAGAAGACTCTAGCGCCCAATAGCCTGAAGAAAGCAGCGGGAAAGATAAGATCTCGGAATGACATGAGCAGATGGGATAGATTCAACAGCCAAGGGGGAGAAGGGTCTGGCTTAACTTCGGCCAAAGATGTGACCAGCACAAGGAACAACCCTTCAGGTGAAAAGAGAAGAGAGCCTTTGCCATGCCATGGAAGGAAAGAGCTTTTGAACTTTCTGCAGGAGACAATGTCCGGTCCAGTTCCAAACCACGAAGTATCATCCAAAGCTCCTGTGTCGATGAGAAAACGTGTTGCTGCTCTTCCAGGGAATGATGAGCTTGTTTATCTGACCCCAATGCCGTTGCGCTTTAACGGTCGGCCTGAAGCAG GGGATGTAATTAAGAAGAAAGACGGTCCTTGCTCAGGAACCAAAGGCTTCCGTTCTCCAGAG GTTTGCTTAAGATCGTTGCATCAAGGACCTAAGATAGACGTGTGGTCTGCAGGAGTAACTTTGTTATACCTAATGACGGGAAGAGCACCTTTCACTGGTGACCCAGAACA GAACATAAAGGATATTGCGAAACTACGAGGCAGTGAAGAATTATGGGAAGTAGCCAAGCTGCACAACCGTGAAACTTCTTTCCCTGAG GAATTGTATGAATCAAGGTACTTGAAAGAGATGGAGTTGAGAAAATGGTGCGAACTCAACACAAAACGCAGAGACTTCCTAGACGCGATTCCAGGGTCGCTCCTGGACCTTGTTGATAAATGTTTGACCGTGAACCCAAGGCTACGAATCAGCGCGGAGGATGCTCTGAAGCACGAGTTCTTCCATCCAGTTCATGAAACCCATAGAAAACAAAGGGTCGtaaagcagcagcagcaaacGCAATCGCATCCTTCAGTAGTTGCTGACGCAGTAGCCCAACCGCAACACTAA
- the LOC108827553 gene encoding general transcription and DNA repair factor IIH subunit TFB2, with amino-acid sequence MPQVKIIAKNFMDMVASLTAIKLDKLYNNVFICEAILRSLPPLAKKYVLQFLFTDEPVPAKDIKEWVLADGVSKHGVAIDRLIQLRIFTETVVTVDRKKETCYSLNPTFQKNLQKHIISGGVLPREPMNSNNAIKLPSLQELETYALQQWECFLLQLINSGQGEKLTGISSSMMKVFQRGLLSQRDRDGPRLTESGFQFLLMDTNAQLWYIIREYISNAEERDVDPADLISFLLELSFHVTGEAYNLNTLTDVQRTTLKDLADLGLVKLQQGRKDSWFIPTKLATNLSVSLADSSVRKEGYVMMETNFRMYAYSTSKLQCEILRLFARIEYQLPNLIACAITKESLYNAFDNGITSEQIITFLQQNSHPRCADRVPSIPENVTDQIRLWESDLKRIEMTQAHFYDEFPSKDVFDGACNFTRQLGGLLWEDSKRMRLVVKSEVHNQMREYLHTHSK; translated from the exons ATGCCGCAAGTTAAGATCATAGCGAAAAACTTCATGGACATGGTGGCGTCTCTTACTGCCATCAAGCTAGATAAACTCTACAACAATGTCTTCATCTGCGAGGCCATTCTCAG GTCTTTGCCACCACTCGCCAAGAAATACGTATTGCAGTTTCTGTTCACTGATGAACCTGTACCTGCCAAGGATATTAAGGAGTGGGTGCTTGCTGATGGCGTCTCTAAACACGGGGTTGCTATTGACCGATTGATTCAACTCAGGATTTTTACTGAAACGGTTGTAACCGTAGATAG GAAAAAGGAAACCTGTTACAGCCTAAATCCTACATTTCAGAAAAATCTTCAGAAACATATAATTTCTGG TGGAGTTTTGCCTCGGGAGCCTATGAACTCCAACAATGCCATTAAGCTTCCAAGTCTACAAGAACTCGAAACCTATGCACTTCAGCAGTGGGAG TGTTTTTTGCTACAACTCATAAACTCGGGTCAAGGTGAGAAGCTAACCGGCATCAGTTCGTCCATGATGAAAGTCTTCCAGCGAGGTTTATTGAGTCAGAG AGACAGAGATGGGCCGAGATTAACTGAGAGTGGCTTTCAGTTTTTG CTGATGGATACAAATGCCCAGCTTTGGTACATTATCCGAGAATACATATCGAATGCCGAG GAGAGAGATGTAGATCCAGCAGACTTGATTTCGTTTTTGTTAGAGCTCAGTTTCCACGTTACCGGTGAG GCGTATAACTTAAATACCTTGACAGATGTTCAGAGAACTACACTTAAGGACCTTGCAGACTTGGGATTAGTCAAGCTTCAACAG GGAAGGAAAGACAGTTGGTTTATTCCTACTAAGCTGGCTACAAATTTATCAGTCAGTCTTGCAGATTCATCAGTCCGAAAAGAG GGATATGTGATGATGGAAACAAACTTCAGGATGTATGCTTACTCAACATCTAAGCTACAATGTGAAATTTTACGTCTGTTTGCGAG GATAGAGTACCAACTTCCAAACCTTATTGCGTGTGCAATTACAAAGGAGAGTTTGTACAATGCATTTGACAATGGCATCACATCAGAGCAG ATTATAACTTTTCTCCAGCAGAATTCTCATCCACGATGTGCCGATAGAGTCCCATCTATTCCAGAAAATGTCACCGACCAG ATACGGCTTTGGGAGTCTGATCTGAAGAGAATCGAGATGACACAAGCTCACTTCTATGATGAATTTCCTTCAAAG GATGTGTTTGACGGAGCTTGTAACTTTACTAGACAATTGGGAGGTCTTCTTTGGGAAGACTCTAAGAGAATGCGACTTGTTGTGAAATCCGAAGTTCACAATCAGATGCGTGAGTATCTTCACACCCATAGCAAGTGA
- the LOC130508682 gene encoding uncharacterized protein LOC130508682, protein MSSPSSYEDDAIDDQIDNTFEDMFDQQFDQMYDAIVHGAANKQKKRAYIEREREQGHNQLWNDYFSEHPTYPPEIFRRRFRMTKPLFLSIVDRLSNEVPYFQQRRNAHGRYGLSALQKCTAAIRMLAYGQAADTYDEYLRLGESTALLCLEKFNEGIIQLFGDEYLRKPTANDLQ, encoded by the coding sequence ATGTCTTCTCCATCGTCTTATGAAGATGATGCCATAGATGATCAAATAGACAACACTTTTGAAGATATGTTCGACCAACAATTTGATCAAATGTACGACGCAATCGTTCATGGTGCAGCCAACAAGCAGAAGAAACGAGCTTATATCGAAAGAGAGCGGGAACAAGGACACAATCAACTATGGAACGACTATTTCAGTGAGCATCCTACATACCCACCAGAAATATTTAGGCGGCGTTTTCGAATGACCAAACCATTGTTCCTTTCCATTGTCGATCGCCTAAGTAATGAAGTTCCATACTTTCAGCAAAGACGAAATGCTCATGGGAGGTACGGGCTATCTGCACTTCAAAAGTGTACTGCAGCTATACGTATGCTCGCATATGGTCAAGCAGCAGATACATATGACgaatatctccgacttggtgagaGTACTGCACTTTTATGTTTGGAAAAATTCAACGAGGGGATAATACAATTGTTTGGAGATGAGTATCTACGCAAACCTACAGCAAATGATCTTCAATAA